One Deinococcota bacterium genomic window carries:
- a CDS encoding DJ-1/PfpI family protein → MKRVTINRVIVFTLMLLLGFLGLAAAQEEADEAPEAQVNTVEGADKLRGDSEAVTFVRGFFEQAKPVGVICHGPWTLVEADVIRGRRLTSFPTLQTDIRNAGGEWVDEEVVTDQGLVTSRKPDDLPAFCAKIVEEFAEGKHEQQARSV, encoded by the coding sequence CTGCTGCTGGGCTTTCTCGGCCTCGCGGCGGCCCAAGAGGAGGCGGACGAAGCGCCGGAGGCACAGGTCAACACCGTCGAGGGGGCGGACAAGCTCCGCGGCGACTCCGAGGCCGTCACCTTCGTGCGCGGGTTTTTCGAGCAGGCCAAGCCGGTCGGGGTGATCTGCCACGGTCCCTGGACGCTGGTCGAGGCGGACGTGATCCGCGGACGGCGGCTGACCTCGTTTCCGACCCTGCAGACCGACATCCGCAACGCGGGCGGCGAGTGGGTGGACGAGGAGGTGGTTACCGACCAGGGGCTGGTCACCAGCCGCAAGCCGGACGACCTGCCCGCTTTTTGCGCCAAGATCGTCGAAGAGTTCGCCGAAGGCAAGCACGAGCAGCAGGCGCGGAGCGTCTGA